A single window of Gossypium hirsutum isolate 1008001.06 chromosome A10, Gossypium_hirsutum_v2.1, whole genome shotgun sequence DNA harbors:
- the LOC107896237 gene encoding cytochrome P450 83B1: protein MAIVLFMIFLLALPLFLFILLKRSTTTNGNLNVVLPFPPGPPGLPLIGHLHMLMSDNSVPHIFLYKLSQKYGPLVFLRFGFKPTLVVSSAKMAEAVMKTHDLDFCSRPSLCGARRLSYNASDLSFSPYSDYWREMRKLCVVHLFSRVQKYRPIREDEVARLVQKICRLSIDSKPVNLSEAMMCLSNSIICRVGFGKRYDDEGAERSRFDGLLKESEAMLSCFSFSDYFPFMGWVDRFTGFFSRLEKTSKELDIFYQQLINEHLDPNRQKPEQEDILDVLLRIQKDRDFPFDLTIDHIKAILMDVFIAGTDTTAATVIWAMCFLMINPKCLKKTLAEVRDLIGTKGFVNEEDIQGLTYLKAVIKETFRLQTTVPLLVPRETLRKCSVGGYQGPAKTLVYVNAWAIGRDPEAWENPEEFCPERFIGSSIDYKGLNFELIPFGAGRRVCPGMHMGVAAVELALANLLYKFDWEMSTGMNKKDIDFDVVPGLTTHKKNALILVARKIK, encoded by the exons ATGGCAATCGTACTGTTTATGATCTTTCTTCTAGCTCTACCCCTCTTCCTCTTCATTCTCCTAAAACGTAGTACTACAACCAATGGCAATCTTAATGTTGTTCTTCCTTTTCCTCCAGGTCCTCCAGGTCTTCCCTTAATCGGTCACTTACATATGCTGATGTCTGATAACTCAGTCCctcatatttttctttataaactCTCTCAAAAGTATGGTCCTCTCGTGTTCTTAAGATTTGGATTTAAGCCAACCCTTGTAGTTTCTTCAGCAAAAATGGCTGAAGCGGTTATGAAAACCCATGACCTTGACTTCTGCAGTAGACCTAGTCTTTGTGGTGCTCGTAGATTATCTTACAATGCCTCGGATTTGTCTTTTTCACCATACTCTGACTACTGGCGTGAGATGAGGAAACTTTGTGTTGTGCATCTGTTTAGCAGAGTGCAAAAGTATCGTCCCATCCGAGAAGATGAAGTTGCTCGCCTGGTTCAAAAAATATGCCGATTATCCATTGATTCTAAGCCTGTAAACTTGAGTGAGGCAATGATGTGCCTTTCCAATTCAATAATATGTAGAGTAGGTTTCGGTAAGAGGTATGACGACGAAGGAGCTGAAAGAAGCAGGTTCGATGGGTTGCTTAAAGAAAGTGAAGCCATGTTGTCATGCTTTAGTTTCTCTGACTATTTTCCTTTCATGGGTTGGGTTGATAGATTCACCGGGTTCTTCTCTCGTCTTGAAAAAACATCCAAAGAACTTGATATTTTCTATCAACAGCTCATTAATGAACATCTCGATCCAAATAGACAAAAACCAGAGCAAGAGGACATACTCGATGTGTTACTAAGAATACAGAAAGATCGTGATTTTCCATTTGATCTGACCATAGATCACATAAAAGCTATTCTTATG GATGTGTTTATTGCTGGAACAGACACAACAGCAGCCACTGTAATTTGGGCCATGTGCTTCCTAATGATAAACCCAAAGTGTTTGAAGAAAACTCTAGCGGAAGTGAGGGATTTGATTGGGACAAAAGGATTTGTAAATGAAGAAGACATTCAAGGTTTAACTTACCTAAAAGCTGTGATAAAAGAAACATTCAGGTTGCAAACAACAGTTCCATTGTTAGTGCCGCGAGAAACACTTCGAAAGTGCAGCGTAGGTGGGTACCAAGGACCTGCCAAAACCTTAGTGTATGTGAATGCATGGGCAATAGGAAGAGACCCTGAAGCTTGGGAAAACCCTGAGGAATTTTGTCCCGAAAGGTTCATTGGCAGCTCTATTGACTACAAAGGGTTGAACTTTGAGCTGATACCCTTTGGTGCAGGTAGAAGGGTTTGTCCTGGAATGCATATGGGAGTTGCAGCAGTGGAGCTTGCCCTTGCTAATCTTCTTTACAAGTTTGATTGGGAAATGTCGACCGGAATGAACAAGAAAGACATAGACTTTGATGTTGTACCTGGTCTCActacacacaaaaaaaatgctctTATCCTTGTCGCTAGGAAGATTAAATGA